One Pelmatolapia mariae isolate MD_Pm_ZW linkage group LG1, Pm_UMD_F_2, whole genome shotgun sequence genomic window, TACTCTGTTAGAATTTGAGCTATTCGAACACAAAATACACAACAAGAATAACCGTTCAGTTactaaaattaatttcacactgatactaaaaaataaacaaactaaaGTGATTCTCACATCTCCTTCAGTAGAAGACTGTGGTACGGtaacattttaatgtttaaatgtatcCAGTTTAAGGTTTCAGAGCTCTAATGTGCTGCTGCCACCTCAGAAATAAACACCACCATTAAGAGTGCATTCAATTGTAATTGAATTAAAATCTTTGTCTTACCACTTTGTGCACTAAATCCCAAGATAAATGATTCTCTGCAGCATTTATCTAATGGCTTATTTATAAAAGTGttgcattatatttttttttaccaccatttttattatcatcatcatctgataaTGTCTCGGATTGGAGTGGGTGGCACTCATAGGGATCATTTTGTGCAGATCAAGAGTCATATGGCCGCCGCGAAAAGCCACTTTTTATGCTTCTTCTACCCCTCTGCAAAGGCAGAGCTTGTAAACCTAAATGTATTCCACTGAAAGCCCCAaaatcatgtatttatttttagcccATGATGTGCGGGGCTTAGAATAAAGAGGTTGAGAGCTGGAGGaagagagctgtctattttcAGATTGtggtgttttgttctgttttcaagAGTTATGCCCATTACTAAGCCCTTCTCTATAAGAGTAACCTTtcatatatttcatatatcTTGATAAGTGTAATTCGATGTGTTTGCAGGATCCCTCACACGCCACATtcaaagaaaagatgaaagagTTCATGGCCAGCTTTGACAAGAATTCTGATGGGAGAATTGAGATGTCAGAGGTGAGAACAATTTACTTTCTTAGAAACATTTTATCCAGCCTCCTTCATCCTCTTCTGTTCCCTGTTTGTCTTCACTGTGAATGGCAATTGTTTATATGAAGCCTACATTTCAAATGCTTCACACTCTGTAACTACAAAGCAATAACATAAAATATGTGACGTTGGTTAATAATCTTCCCATTTCTTCATGTATCACTCTGCAGTTGGCTCAGATTCTGCCCACAGAAGAAAACTTCCTGATCTGTTTCAGAGAGTTTGTTGGATCCAGTTCTGAATTCATGGCAGTAAGTTGGCATATATACACATCTGTGTCCCGGGCTTTAACTGTTGATATGCAGCGAGCACTCTTACATAACCCTACACATTTGGTCAGCCAAGCTCACATTCTTATCCAAAGCCATTCAGTTGAATGTAAAGAATTAGCCTCCTTCCTTCTGTGCTTCTTTTGAAGTCCCATATTTTGGAGGGAAAGTTGCTCAGTGACTAATAAATCTTAGTGAGCTGTGAAATTTGCTCACAATCGCCTCAAGTCAGTGTGCCATTACAGCCCGTCCTGTGGGACGCCTGTTCAGCCGTCTCACATTTCCTTTAATTTTCCTGCCAAGTTAGGACACCTGTTTCATACAGAGACAATCCACTAAAGGTGTGAATTGTTAATTTGAAGCCTGGATACTCATAAAATATTCGATATTGTCCTGAAAACTGCTGTGTTTGAGATCTAGGTCACACTCACGCCTGGCAGCAGAATGACATCACTGATGTGCATAAATTGGCCATTTTGATGAATAGTTGAAATAACCTAAAATTAGAAGCAAATAGAGTAAATAGTTATCTGATGACTCTGAGCCTGGGAAGCATCTTTATATCACCTATAATGGATTAATTACATTACATAATTACTTTGAAGGAGTTTTTCCAAAGATATTTTAACACCTTGTGCATAATAAAGCAGAGATTTCCTGTTTGAGAGAAAACATCTGCTGAACTGaaattgtaaataaactgtacaaacacacacttgatGTGCGCTACTTTAGAAGGTTTTTAGTGGTGTGATGTTCAGGCTGTTCTGTGTGTTAAAGCTATTCTCAGATAGCCATACATTATGAATGGAGCACAGCTTTCTGCAGGGGAAACGCAGAGAGTGCTGGAGGACTTTTAGGTATCCATCTTTGATGAGGTCTTTGACAGAGTCAACATTTAcagagtgtttgtttttactttagtttttatGAGTGTGTAAGGatttagttttattattttactgtcAAAGTGGTTAAAGATGATATGGTGTTTTCTGAAAACATTACTCTTGTCCGGCAGGCCTGGCGGAAGTATGACACTGACCGCAGTGGATACATTGAATCGAATGAGCTGAAGGTAAATCacaaataaagcaaaaataaatgtagTATCATTATGCAGATGGACagttttgttggttttgttcATGCATTTTAGAAATCTTCTCTGCAAACCATTTTCTTCAGACTCTAGGTAAATGTGACCCAGTGTGTGACCCTCGTATGTAGTCTTCTTCATGGACTATCCATGTATGTAATCCTAAACAGATTGAGTGGCTCCATCTCTGCATGCAGACACACTTTGCTGCATCCACATAAAAGCATTAATTCAAACTTTAGGTCTTTTCCTCATGATTCAGGCCTACACAACACTTCTAATTATAAATGAAACAGCAAAAGATGACTTCAGTAGTCTCTATGTGTGCTACTATACAGCAGATTGCTGCATGGGGCAGTGATCTGTGCAGTAAATTCAAATTGATCACTATGGCTGCAGTATTGCCCCTACATGTGATAATAACTAATTATTATCACACGTAGGGGCAATTTACATAGACACGCCAGTATTTAAGACATATTTAGAAAATATTTTGACTATTTATACATGTCATTTTCCTTTCATAACCAAAAGGCAGCAGTAAGTAGATAATATGTGAAGTGTGAATGGCTGTGCAGTGAATACACTAAACTAATCTGTCCTTGGTTGAGATGATTCATTTCTGTGTGTTACGCTGTTGGAAGAATCGGTGCTACTGATTGAACTACTCTGAATCTGCACATGGACGTGACACGCTCCATTAAAAATTCTgtcatgtgaaaaacaaaacctcAACTTGAAAACAAATACTCAGCTTGTTCATCTAATCAGTGGCTGAGGTGTTTATTTTGTTCTCACTTCAGGGTTTCCTGTCAGACCTGCTGAAGAAGGCGAACAGAAACTATGAAGACAAGAAGCTTAATGAGTACACGCAGACGATTGTGAGTGCCACAAGGCAAAGATTGCAAACATTGCAGCCCATTAGTACAGAATAACCCTGTATTGCTGTGGGCTAAACACTTAACTGCTGCATTTAAGCTCCCTTGAGTAGTTAATATGTGATACATTACTTCAATAAATTCCCTGTtaattttcttcctgtttagcTAAATATGTTTGATCTTAATGGCGATGGGAAGCTGGGCCTCTCTGAGATGGCCAGGTGAGTGTcgactttgttttatttgtatgctaggaacattttaaaaacttttctttaaGGACACCGTTCACATGTCTGTGTTTCACCACAGGCTCTTGCCGGTCCAGGAAAATTTCCTGCTGAAGTTCCAGGTAAGATTATGCTTATAAGCAACAAAAGCCTGTTCCTTCAGATCCCGTCAGTTCCTTTTGATGTGAAAAAGTCAGAAACTGAAGAGCTCTCCAGAGATTCAGAACAAAATTATATATGATAGCTAAATATATGATAGTCTAAGTTCCCCTCCTGCGGCCAGATGGACTCCATGTTTCTTGGAGTATTGACATGGGATTTCTAGGATCAACATCTTTCCCTGTGAATGCCTGATTGAGCTGGGATTTTGTAAACCACTGAGGCAGTCCTGCCAGGCAGATAAGACCTGCCTGGCAGGACAACAACATTGGTCAGGTACAATCACGTAAGAAAGAAAGGTTTCACAGGAAGAGGCTTAGTAGCAGctaggtgctgctaatcaaatctgcttgattaattgatcatcaggAAGTGTTAGCAACgctataaaaaaaacagaggttTTGGCAGTTCACTGGTCTGTAGCACATCTGTAGCACTCAGATGTGTGTTAATACAACTCCACAAACTCACATAAAAACCCAAGACCTACATCCCAGACTCTACAGACTTCAGTTAGCACGCTAAGTGTTAAAGTTTGTGACcgtaaaatgagaaaaaagaacaaGTGTGGCCTGTTTGGCAGGGTTTCCAGCAAAAAgcttctctctaaaaaaaagaaaagaaaaaaatggcagCACATTTTATGTCTTCAACGTTACATCTGAACGAACCACTAGACTTCCAGAACAATGTCTTTTGGACACTTGCatgtcagcacaaacacctcataccaccTGTCAGTGAAGTGGTGGTTAAGGATTGatgattttggtttgttttgctgccacaggacctgggcaccttggaGTCATTGAGTAGACTATGAACGCATCTATATACCAAAGTGATCTAGAGTCAGATGTgaagccatctgtctgacagctaaagcttggcccaaaGTGAGTTATGCAagaggacaatgatcccaaacacagcagcaaatctacaacagaagggctgaaaaaggaaaaaaatcaacgTGTTACAGTGACCCAGTTAAAGCCGAGACTCTGACCTGCTTGAAAACCTGAATAAGTCTGTTAGTAGCACTTATCAGCAGGTGTCTGTGTGAACCTTTAACTCCTAGTCACTCCTGGGAACATTTACCACTGTTCcaggttttctccatttgttgaTAATGGCCCTCATTGTGGTTCAGTAGAGTctcaaagccttagaaatggctttataACCCTTTCCAGGCTTTGTTTCTCAGCTCTTCTTGGGCTCTTCTAGCCTGCTTCAGGTTCTATTTAAGTCACGTCTTGACTATACAGGTCTGGCTCAGGTGTGGTGAGTGAAATTGAACCcagctttccaaaaaaatgtggttaatcacagttaactcATTATTTAACAAGCGGGggaacactttttcacacagcaACAGGTAGGCTTGGATAGATTTTTCCCTTTagtatttactcaggttatttttgtctaatgtttattttttgatgATCTGGatcatgtaagtgtgacaaatatgcaaaaaataagaCATCAGGAAGAGGTGAAATACTTGTAAATAGCACTGTAGaagattattattaaaaaaaaagaaaacatgacctCTGTGTGTACAGGTTTCACCTTCCATTCCACATATACATCCCATGTGTACTATGTCATGATATGTACAGCTGACTTGTGAGGGCAGATCCGCAATTCCTTCCGGACAGAGGATTAGTCTGTCTGCTGAGGATTAACTGAACTCTAGTCCCAGTTATCATAATCTGCATGGATTAATATCAGTTCTGGATCTGGTGGGGCTTTTACCGCTCTCTAGAAATACCCATCAGTTTCTAACAAATTTCactcctctctgtttttctcttacACACAGGGTATCAGACTCACGGTTAAGGAGTTTGACTCCATCTTCACTTTCTACGATCAGGTGAAAACAGCATGTTCCTCAGCTTCTTCTGTCAtagtttatattatattatgcaTGGTGTGTGGTACCTAAACAGATGTGTGCAGCTGTGCTAGCAGCTTTGTAAAGCTGTACTGGAGCTAGTTCCTCAGATCAGAATGCTAACACCCTTACGGATAACTCTGAATATCTTACATTGTCAAGTGCTTGATGATTTTGTTTTGCTCTCTACTATAAATGTCACCCTCATGGGGATTGGTGGAAAACTGAGGATCAAATAATTCTGGATCATCATCAAGGGGAAATGTCTTGGCAGTCTATATGATGTCATGGATTTGGGGATAGAAACACTAGTCACTGATCCACATGTCACTGCAGGGATTAATGAAATCATTTTGATTTGATTATCATACAAAGTATCTGTGAAATACTTTCTAAACAAACACACTGGGTCAGACATGGGACACGCTGGGGAGATTATGCCTCTCAGCTGACTCAGGAGCGTATCTGTGTTGCCTTGGAAGAGCTGGAGGCTGTGACCAGCGATAAGAGGGTCTGGccctgcttaggctgctgctcCTGTGACCCGGGCTCAGATCAGTGGTAGAAAGTGGATAGTTTTAGTTCTGCTATCATCATGGGAATTTCAGTCTTTTGTTCTGCTTTAGTACAGAATGAATTACTTAAAAAACGAATTAATAGTGTAATGTAAAAAGCATCTGTCATAATTAACAAAGAGGTGAGGTCTTAGTGTCTCAGTCTTAGCCTCAAAGAATCGCTGTGAGTGTTGATGAAGGGTGTACTGGCAGGTGTAGATGGATGGAGACGGTTGCAACTCCTTGGCAATACCAGTAAGTCTGGATAACAGGTAAGCACAGCAGAGCCAGGACccaagaaaaagaggaagagatgGAGTCAAAGTGCCTCATACCAATGAGGGAGACGAACAATTTGACGGAGTTCTGCTGTCCTTCTAGCCACTAAGTATTCAGGATAATGTGCGGATTGAACACAGGTGTAGATGGCTGCCAGTGGAGGCCATGCCCGAAGGCAGACTGAGGAAAACGTCAGCTTACTTCACCACCTgcacagaaaaagaaactaaagaaAGCACAACCGatgaaagaagaaggaaaacaaaacccTTTAGCCTGGACCATGATAGTATCTGATCATGagtgaaaaaaactgaattgatttttCACTCTTGATGTGTTGACTGAGGGCATGGCAGAAGTAGCTCGTTGATAAGAAAATCATGGCGTCCCACACCTTCAAGAAAgacaatttttcttttaatcttgGTGAACCGTTAATGCTGCAGCTGCAAATACAGTTTTGGTCGCAGTATAATCAGAGTAActattttaaggtcatttttAAACTGAACAAATATGACAAATATGTACAGATTTGTACACACGAAACGTTTCTTGTGCAGTTTGTCACAGGATTTGTCTGCTAGCTAAGTGTTCAGTTGTTGTAAATGTGCGATACTGAAGGAAAAGCAACACAGGACGGGAGAGGAAGATGAGAGAATATTTGCAAACACAAGAGAAATTTAATACATTGGATGTCctaattatgtttttgtgaaaaatctTGCAAAAGTAATTGAAGTATActattttttgtgttgtttaaagGTTTCATGAGAATATCAGGCAGTTTGGTATATTTTGTGCAGTATTTTGGGGAAGATTACAGCAGGCTGTAGCTTACATGGTCAATGTTTGGATGTACATCAAGGGCAGCAGACATCAGTTTATATTTAAGGTCATGATTAGATTCACTCACTgaattctaatttttgctttacAGCGTCAAATTGTGGAAAATCAGCCGAATagctcatgaaacatctgcgtATATCTTGTTTAATTCAGTGGGATTATTCACAGCGTGCACACTAAGAAACTCACAAAACAAGTTGTTATGTGACTTATTTCTAAGCAGTTTTCCCCCTATGCTGCACCTCTACACCTGATCCTCGGGTTCCCTCGCCTGCTTTGATCCCTGCTTTTAGGAGAACTTTTCCTTGTCTGTATAATTCAGACCTCCTCTCTTGTCTCATCCACCAGGATGGTAATGGATGTATTGATGAGCAGGAGCTCGATGCTCTGCTGAAGGACCTCTGTGACAAGAACAAAATGGTAATGAATAGTCAGCCTATTGATTAATCAGTTCAGGTTACTTGTCTACTTGCTAAATATAGAGCAGAGATGAGATTGCTGTAGTGTAGAGTATGCTTATAGGCCACTTTGTGCCCGCTGACTCGGTGTGCCCGTGTCATTTATGGCAGGACGTGGACTCAACCGGACTGGGGGATTACAAGAAGAGCATCATGGCTCTATCAGATGGAGGGAAACTGTACCGCACTGAGATGGAGATCGTCCTCTGCCGGGACTCCATGCTGTGACTCCTCTGCCTGGGACTCTGCCATCCTTCCCCCACAGCCTCCTCCTTCCTACCTCCTGATGTAACCTGCTGCATGTATGACCCCCAGCCTCGCTACACCACTTAGAGTGAAGGCAAAAACGCTCCTGAAAGCACAGTGTACTGCAGCCCTGCTGTTTAGTCTTTGTACCATCagagtttcttcttcttcttttttaaacatgcagttCAATAGTGAGACAGCTATAGCAATGACTAAAGGAATATATTgagtatttattcatttgatgTCCCGTTTTTGATATGCgtttctatttttaaattaatttctgtCAACATATGTTCCCCTCCTGTTGAATTCAAGTTGAATGCTTctgttgcatttatttatttatttcaaactcaTTCACCATTTATTATTATGAGCTTGTTTTATTTGATGAGGCTTGTACTGTTTTACTAAAGATATTACCGaaagaatgaataaatataaCATGACAGCTCTTGTCCCAGTTATTCACTCGAATCAAAAGAAGTCCCACCAGCacataaatactgttttgttacACGTTAGCTATCAGGGGGATCGTTTCCACTGTGCCACAGCTGCCGCAGTAAGACGTTTATGTAGTCTGTTCTCACTCCTAGTGTCTCGTGGCGAGTACAACTGCAGGACAGATGCCCAGAGCAAGAGTGTTTTCTCCAGAGCACTCCACCTTCACTTTCTAATCTCCTGGTACCAGAAAGTGTGATGTAAAAAGAGCTTGTGCTACTCCATTTTTTATAGAGGAGAGCCTCAGAGGCACTAGTCTTTGAGATGAAGTCAGCAGAGGAAGACGAGCCAGAATACGAACAACAAAACAGCAGTAGGATGATTGCCTCGCTCTTTCTGAAACAGATATAGCAAAAACCTGGTATAATgcagcaaaatataagaaattatTGGTGATGTTAGTTAACTGGAACATAGTTTTCTACCACAAAAGTGATCTTCCAGATATTTTCTATAGATTATGTGTGGAATAGTTCACCAAAACTGGAATAACATGAGGAAGAAGGCTCCAAAAGATCTGATTACACATCACTGGTATTTACATACTGGTAATTTTCAGTTGCTTTCTATATGAGAAGAGGGTCAACACACCCCCGTACTTCAGCGCAATGGAACAGTCTACCTTTCATCAATTAATCATCAgctctttcatctttaattaaactCACTATCT contains:
- the LOC134629305 gene encoding calretinin-like gives rise to the protein MATQPQQQPQLHLAELTAAQFIDIWKHFDVDGNGYIEGKELENFFSELENARRGAGMDPSHATFKEKMKEFMASFDKNSDGRIEMSELAQILPTEENFLICFREFVGSSSEFMAAWRKYDTDRSGYIESNELKGFLSDLLKKANRNYEDKKLNEYTQTILNMFDLNGDGKLGLSEMARLLPVQENFLLKFQGIRLTVKEFDSIFTFYDQDGNGCIDEQELDALLKDLCDKNKMDVDSTGLGDYKKSIMALSDGGKLYRTEMEIVLCRDSML